In Streptomyces thermolilacinus SPC6, a single genomic region encodes these proteins:
- a CDS encoding RrF2 family transcriptional regulator, with amino-acid sequence MRLTKFTDLALRAVMRLAVVDDEGPPTAREVAESMGVPVAHMAKAVTRLRHLGVLEARRGRGGGLALTALGRGASVGWLVRELEGDGEVVACESETPCPLRAACRLRGALRDAQEAFYATLAPLTVADLVSSPAGPVLVGLVGRRPG; translated from the coding sequence GTGAGGCTGACGAAGTTCACCGACCTGGCGCTCCGTGCCGTCATGCGGCTCGCCGTCGTCGACGACGAGGGGCCGCCGACCGCTCGCGAGGTGGCCGAGTCCATGGGCGTGCCCGTCGCCCATATGGCCAAGGCCGTCACCCGGCTGCGGCACCTCGGCGTGCTGGAGGCCCGCCGGGGCCGTGGCGGCGGTCTGGCGCTCACCGCGCTCGGGCGCGGGGCGTCGGTCGGCTGGCTGGTCAGAGAGCTGGAAGGGGACGGGGAGGTCGTCGCCTGTGAAAGCGAGACGCCCTGTCCGCTGCGCGCCGCGTGCCGGCTGCGCGGGGCATTGCGCGACGCGCAGGAGGCCTTCTACGCCACGCTCGCCCCGCTCACCGTCGCCGACCTGGTGTCCTCGCCCGCCGGCCCGGTGCTCGTCGGTCTCGTCGGCCGCCGCCCCGGCTGA
- a CDS encoding chitinase, with product MAPRGRRLLGMGLVAAGLVQSLGGAALPTAAARPSPAAAGAPAATATCAVKPKPTGKVLQGYWENWDGAANGVHPPFGWTPITDPRIRSHGYNVVNAAFPVIRSDGTALWQDGMDNTVKVPTPAEMCEAKAAGLTVLLSIGGAAAGIDLNSTAVADRFVATIVPILKTYNFDGIDIDIETGLVGSGSINRLSASQANLIRVIDGILERMPPGFGLTMAPETAYVTGGSVVYGSIWGAYLPVIKKYADNGRLWWLNMQYYNGSMFGCSGDSYAAGTVAGFTAQTDCLDRGLVVQGTTVRVPYDKQVPGLPAQPGAGGGHMQPGTVARAWNAYGGRLKGLMTWSVNWDGSRNWTFGDNVKALQGR from the coding sequence ATGGCACCTCGCGGAAGAAGGCTGCTGGGCATGGGCCTCGTGGCGGCGGGTCTCGTACAGTCACTGGGCGGCGCGGCGCTGCCGACGGCGGCCGCCCGCCCCTCCCCCGCCGCCGCCGGGGCACCGGCGGCGACCGCCACCTGCGCGGTCAAACCCAAGCCCACCGGCAAGGTCCTCCAGGGCTACTGGGAGAACTGGGACGGCGCCGCGAACGGCGTCCACCCGCCGTTCGGCTGGACCCCGATCACCGACCCCCGCATCCGCAGCCACGGCTACAACGTCGTCAACGCCGCGTTCCCCGTGATCCGTTCGGACGGCACGGCCCTGTGGCAGGACGGCATGGACAACACCGTGAAGGTGCCCACACCGGCCGAGATGTGCGAGGCGAAGGCCGCCGGACTGACGGTGCTGCTGTCCATCGGCGGCGCCGCCGCGGGCATCGACCTCAACTCGACGGCCGTCGCCGACCGGTTCGTCGCGACGATCGTGCCGATCCTGAAGACGTACAACTTCGACGGGATCGACATCGACATCGAGACCGGCCTGGTCGGCAGCGGCAGCATCAACCGGCTGTCCGCCTCGCAGGCCAACCTGATCCGCGTCATCGACGGCATCCTGGAGCGGATGCCGCCCGGCTTCGGCCTGACCATGGCACCCGAGACCGCGTACGTCACGGGCGGCAGCGTCGTCTACGGCTCCATCTGGGGCGCGTACCTGCCGGTCATCAAGAAGTACGCGGACAACGGCCGCCTGTGGTGGCTGAACATGCAGTACTACAACGGCAGCATGTTCGGCTGCTCCGGCGACTCGTACGCGGCGGGCACCGTCGCCGGGTTCACCGCGCAGACCGACTGCCTCGACCGGGGCCTCGTCGTGCAGGGCACCACCGTCCGCGTCCCGTACGACAAGCAGGTCCCCGGCCTGCCCGCCCAGCCGGGCGCGGGTGGCGGCCACATGCAGCCGGGCACGGTCGCCCGGGCGTGGAACGCGTACGGCGGACGCCTCAAGGGCCTGATGACGTGGTCCGTCAACTGGGACGGCTCACGGAACTGGACCTTCGGCGACAACGTCAAGGCGCTCCAGGGACGTTGA
- a CDS encoding class I SAM-dependent methyltransferase: MSEAPQGGGRSAAEVFDEVGARYEEVFADVPGQLAALDWLMGRIPPGARVLDVGSGTGRPTAERLARAGFDVTGIDVSAEMVRVARERVPGARFEVADVRTFEPPEGGYDAVCAFFPLLVMDQPEVAGSLTRMASWVAPGGALALATVPGDIRGLDIVWMGHRVTVSSLSSDEHLRLLAAAGLEVVHHHTAVYRPHGPDAGPEEHLYVHARRPA; this comes from the coding sequence GTGAGCGAGGCGCCACAGGGCGGCGGCAGGTCCGCCGCCGAGGTCTTCGACGAGGTGGGCGCGCGCTACGAGGAGGTCTTCGCCGACGTCCCCGGCCAGCTCGCCGCGCTGGACTGGCTCATGGGCCGCATCCCGCCCGGCGCGCGGGTCCTGGACGTGGGCAGCGGCACGGGGCGGCCGACGGCCGAGCGGCTGGCGCGGGCCGGTTTCGACGTCACCGGGATCGACGTGTCCGCCGAGATGGTGCGGGTCGCGCGGGAACGGGTGCCCGGCGCCCGTTTCGAGGTGGCCGACGTGCGGACCTTCGAACCGCCCGAGGGCGGGTACGACGCGGTGTGCGCCTTCTTCCCGCTGCTCGTCATGGACCAGCCGGAGGTGGCCGGGTCGCTGACCCGGATGGCCTCCTGGGTCGCCCCGGGCGGTGCGCTCGCGCTCGCGACCGTGCCCGGCGACATCCGGGGCCTGGACATCGTGTGGATGGGCCACCGGGTGACGGTCAGCAGCCTGTCCAGCGACGAGCACCTGCGGCTCCTCGCGGCCGCGGGCCTGGAGGTCGTCCATCACCACACGGCGGTGTACCGCCCGCACGGGCCGGACGCGGGGCCCGAGGAGCACCTGTACGTCCACGCCCGCCGCCCCGCCTGA
- a CDS encoding glyceraldehyde-3-phosphate dehydrogenase: protein MTVKDDSFTNWKNREEIAESMIPMIGKLHRERDVTVLLHSRSLVNKSVVSILKTHRFARQIAGEELSVTETLPFLEALTTLDLGPSQIDIGMLAATYKADTRGLSVEEFTAEAVAGATGENKIERREPRDVVLYGFGRIGRLVARLLIEKTGSGNGLRLRAIVVRRGGDQDIVKRASLLRRDSIHGQFQGTITVDEANSTIVANGNEIKVIYANDPSELDYTAYGINDAILIDNTGKWRDREGLSKHLRPGVAKVVLTAPGKGDVPNIVHGVNHDTIKPDDQVLSCASCTTNAIVPPLKAMADEYGVLRGHVETVHSFTNDQNLLDNYHKADRRGRSAPLNMVITETGAASAVAKALPDLKAPITGSSIRVPVPDVSIAILSLRLGRETTREEVLDYLRNVSLTSPLKRQIDFISAPDAVSSDFIGSRHASIVDAGATKVDGDSAILYLWYDNEFGYSCQVIRVVQHVSGVEYPTYPAPAV from the coding sequence GTGACTGTCAAAGACGACTCGTTCACCAACTGGAAGAACCGCGAGGAGATCGCGGAGTCGATGATCCCGATGATCGGGAAGCTGCATCGGGAACGGGACGTCACCGTCCTGCTGCACAGCCGGTCCTTGGTGAACAAGTCGGTGGTGAGCATCCTCAAGACCCACCGGTTCGCACGGCAGATCGCCGGTGAGGAGCTGTCGGTCACCGAGACGCTCCCGTTCCTCGAGGCCCTCACGACGCTCGACCTGGGCCCCTCGCAGATCGACATCGGCATGCTGGCCGCGACCTACAAGGCCGACACGCGCGGCCTGTCCGTCGAGGAGTTCACCGCCGAGGCCGTGGCCGGCGCCACCGGCGAGAACAAGATCGAGCGCCGCGAGCCCCGCGACGTCGTCCTGTACGGCTTCGGCCGCATCGGCCGTCTCGTCGCCCGCCTGCTCATCGAGAAGACCGGCTCGGGCAACGGCCTGCGGCTGCGGGCCATCGTCGTCCGCCGCGGCGGTGACCAGGACATCGTCAAGCGCGCCTCGCTGCTGCGCCGCGACTCCATCCACGGCCAGTTCCAGGGCACCATCACCGTGGACGAGGCGAACAGCACGATCGTCGCCAACGGCAACGAGATCAAGGTGATCTACGCCAACGACCCGTCGGAGCTGGACTACACGGCGTACGGCATCAACGACGCCATCCTCATCGACAACACCGGCAAGTGGCGTGACCGCGAGGGCCTTTCCAAGCACCTGCGCCCGGGCGTCGCCAAGGTCGTCCTGACCGCGCCGGGCAAGGGCGACGTCCCGAACATCGTCCACGGCGTCAACCACGACACGATCAAGCCGGACGACCAGGTCCTGTCCTGCGCGTCCTGCACCACCAACGCGATCGTCCCGCCGCTCAAGGCGATGGCGGACGAGTACGGCGTGCTGCGCGGCCACGTGGAGACCGTCCACTCGTTCACCAACGACCAGAACCTGCTGGACAACTACCACAAGGCCGACCGCCGCGGCCGCTCCGCGCCGCTCAACATGGTCATCACCGAGACCGGTGCCGCCTCCGCCGTCGCGAAGGCCCTGCCGGACCTCAAGGCGCCCATCACCGGCAGCTCGATCCGCGTCCCCGTCCCGGACGTCTCGATCGCGATCCTGTCGCTGCGCCTGGGCCGCGAGACGACCCGCGAGGAGGTCCTCGACTACCTCCGCAACGTGTCGCTGACCTCGCCGCTGAAGCGTCAGATCGACTTCATCAGCGCGCCCGACGCCGTGTCGAGCGACTTCATCGGCTCGCGCCACGCGTCGATCGTCGATGCCGGCGCGACCAAGGTGGACGGCGACAGCGCCATCCTCTACCTGTGGTACGACAACGAGTTCGGCTACTCCTGCCAGGTCATCCGGGTCGTGCAGCACGTCTCCGGCGTGGAGTACCCGACCTACCCCGCCCCGGCGGTCTGA
- a CDS encoding DUF5955 family protein: MSEHDQQGPGETSGAANFGVQQYGGQSSVTNQAIGPNARAVAGRITVHAPGGDQQRAQVEQLIQLVERLLEEHRAVLPDQEAPRVELRRLREELEEGEPEPGVVRRALTRLAAFAEPAAPLAAAVAELTRAVGGF; encoded by the coding sequence GTGTCCGAGCACGACCAGCAGGGTCCCGGCGAGACGTCCGGGGCGGCCAACTTCGGCGTACAGCAGTACGGGGGGCAGAGCAGCGTAACCAATCAGGCCATCGGCCCGAACGCACGGGCCGTCGCGGGCCGGATCACCGTCCACGCGCCCGGCGGCGATCAGCAGCGCGCCCAGGTGGAGCAGTTGATCCAGCTCGTGGAGCGGCTGCTGGAGGAGCACCGGGCGGTGCTGCCCGACCAGGAGGCGCCGCGGGTGGAGCTGCGCCGGCTGCGGGAGGAGCTGGAGGAGGGCGAGCCCGAGCCGGGCGTGGTGCGGCGCGCCCTGACCCGGCTGGCGGCCTTCGCGGAGCCCGCGGCGCCGCTCGCGGCGGCGGTGGCGGAACTGACCCGGGCCGTAGGCGGGTTCTGA
- a CDS encoding GNAT family N-acetyltransferase: protein MHSERPFTVRPATADDAQLICALLNEIDTIETGSPDTELHDVETDLAHPEVDLREDSWLAFEDGRLVGYALVWDDSGAERINTDHYVLPGHDAAGEHLFTLVERRAAERARANGASRAVLHLHLNATPTTDLDMLARRGWDRVRRHHVMTRALSDADLAVPEAPAGLVLRDCADEADRRRAHALIQETFSQHFDHQPRTYEQWLDDIGGGRVDWSLVWIASIGADDVAVLFSRNDRQTMAWIRNIGVRREYRGRGIAGYLLRYAFGTYAGLGRDTIGLGVDTLNETGALRIYEAHGMGTHFAVDTWEVVLPVVPAGV from the coding sequence ATGCATTCCGAAAGACCCTTCACCGTCCGTCCGGCGACCGCCGACGACGCGCAGCTGATATGCGCGCTGCTCAACGAGATCGACACGATCGAGACCGGCAGCCCCGACACCGAACTCCACGACGTGGAGACCGATCTCGCCCACCCCGAGGTGGACCTCCGTGAGGACTCCTGGCTCGCCTTCGAGGACGGGCGGCTCGTCGGGTACGCGCTCGTGTGGGACGACTCCGGCGCCGAGCGGATCAACACCGACCACTACGTCCTGCCCGGCCACGACGCCGCGGGCGAGCATCTGTTCACGCTGGTCGAGCGGCGGGCCGCCGAGCGGGCACGGGCCAACGGAGCCTCCCGCGCCGTCCTCCACCTGCACCTCAACGCCACCCCCACCACCGACCTCGACATGCTCGCCCGGCGCGGCTGGGACCGGGTGCGGCGCCACCACGTGATGACCCGGGCCCTCTCCGACGCCGACCTGGCGGTCCCCGAGGCGCCCGCGGGCCTCGTGCTGCGCGACTGCGCCGACGAGGCGGACCGGCGGCGCGCCCACGCCCTGATCCAGGAGACGTTCAGCCAGCACTTCGACCACCAGCCCCGCACGTACGAGCAGTGGCTCGACGACATCGGCGGCGGCCGCGTGGACTGGTCACTCGTGTGGATCGCCTCGATCGGCGCCGACGACGTGGCCGTGCTGTTCTCGCGCAACGACCGGCAGACCATGGCGTGGATCCGCAACATCGGCGTCCGGCGGGAGTACCGGGGCCGGGGCATCGCCGGGTACCTGCTGCGGTACGCGTTCGGTACGTACGCCGGACTCGGGCGGGACACCATCGGGCTCGGTGTGGACACGCTCAACGAGACCGGCGCGCTGCGCATCTACGAGGCGCACGGGATGGGCACCCACTTCGCCGTGGACACCTGGGAGGTCGTGCTTCCCGTGGTGCCCGCCGGGGTGTGA
- a CDS encoding MmcQ/YjbR family DNA-binding protein, which translates to MIDAEDVRRIALSFPETVEKEAWSMPTFRVAGKMYVTIPDDQTSFAVRCPRFERAELIAAEPEKFWVPPHEASSAWVRVRLAALEGVDELRDILVDSWRQAAPDRLAEQHPDLRPGAGAGG; encoded by the coding sequence ATGATCGATGCCGAGGACGTCCGCCGTATCGCGCTGTCCTTCCCCGAGACGGTGGAGAAGGAGGCGTGGAGCATGCCCACGTTCCGCGTGGCGGGGAAGATGTACGTCACGATCCCCGACGACCAGACGTCGTTCGCCGTGCGCTGCCCCCGGTTCGAGCGCGCCGAGCTGATCGCCGCCGAGCCGGAGAAGTTCTGGGTCCCGCCGCACGAGGCGAGTTCGGCGTGGGTACGGGTGCGGCTCGCCGCGCTGGAGGGGGTGGACGAGCTGCGGGACATCCTCGTGGACTCCTGGCGGCAGGCGGCGCCCGACCGGCTCGCCGAACAGCACCCCGACCTGCGGCCCGGCGCGGGAGCGGGCGGGTGA